From the genome of Synchiropus splendidus isolate RoL2022-P1 chromosome 17, RoL_Sspl_1.0, whole genome shotgun sequence, one region includes:
- the LOC128748235 gene encoding transcription factor 7-like 1-B, giving the protein MELAATNFLSSVDPGFHHSPTSCHSMIVCTYDHPRVPLEQSGPNRAQPGVGLASSRRAKDAPTHDAQGNQVVCIPSLKTKQVLMSPNGTVLDASGLLEQKKAAHFKTDNKKPPNSFMLFMRENRSRVAAEMKISNGSVVCKALGQMWWSLTAQQKEEYYQRALLERRLHEQQHLDCPRVEHVIKKRRRRSTKAQEQDCQPPRGRSCLDSFVVDFYPGSISAELPELSKLYGPDFMDEFCNLEGTGFSARGIHI; this is encoded by the exons ATGGAGCTCGCCGCCACCAACTTTCTCTCATCGGTTGATCCAGGTTTCCACCATTCTCCAACTTCCTGCCACAGCATGATCGTTTGCACCTACGACCATCCCAGAGTCCCACTGGAACAGTCTGGACCAAACAGGGCTCAGCCAGGTGTGGGTTTGGCTTCTTCCAGACGTGCCAAGGACGCACCGACTCATGACGCCCAAGGCAACCAGGTCGTCTGCATCCCCTCGCTGAAGACAAAACAG GTGCTGATGAGTCCAAATGGGACCGTTCTGGATGCCTCTGGACTCTT GGAACAGAAAAAGGCAGCCCATTTCAAGACGGACAACAAAAAGCCACCAAACTCCTTTATGCTGTTCATGAGGGAGAACAGGTCCAGGGTGGCAGCTGAGATGAAGATCAGCAACGGCTCTGTAGTGTGTAAAGCTCTGGGACAGATG TGGTGGTCTCTGACTGCccagcagaaggaggagtactacCAGCGAGCCCTGCTTGAGAGAAGACTGCATGAACAGCAACACCTAGACTGCCCCAGGGTCGAACACGTG attaagaagagaagaagaaggagcacAAAAGCACAAGAGCAGGACTGCCAGCCCCCCCGAGGTCGATCCTGTCTTGACAGCTTTGTAGTCGATTTTTACCCTGGATCTATCTCTGCTGAGTTGCCAGAGTTAAGCAAACTCTATGGACCAGACTTCATGGATGAATTTTGCAATTTAGAGGGGACCGGTTTCTCAGCCAGGGGAATTCACATTTAG